One region of Pseudomonas sp. B21-040 genomic DNA includes:
- the hemJ gene encoding protoporphyrinogen oxidase HemJ: MLYLWLKALHIVSIVCWFAGLFYLPRLFVYHAQSEDTVSKERFSVMERKLYRGIMGPSMIATLIFGGWLISLNPSAYFSQGGWMHAKLALVVFLIGYHHMCGAQVKRFARGENTRSHVFYRWFNEVPVLILLAIVILVVVRPF, encoded by the coding sequence ATGCTTTATCTGTGGCTCAAAGCGCTTCACATCGTCAGCATCGTTTGCTGGTTTGCAGGGCTGTTTTACCTGCCACGCCTGTTCGTCTATCACGCGCAGAGCGAAGACACCGTCAGCAAGGAACGCTTCAGCGTCATGGAGCGCAAGCTGTACCGGGGCATCATGGGCCCGTCGATGATCGCTACGCTGATTTTCGGCGGCTGGTTGATCAGCCTCAACCCCAGCGCCTATTTCAGCCAGGGTGGCTGGATGCACGCCAAGTTGGCGTTGGTGGTTTTTCTGATCGGTTACCACCACATGTGCGGCGCGCAGGTGAAACGTTTTGCCCGTGGCGAAAACACCCGCAGCCATGTCTTTTATCGCTGGTTCAATGAAGTCCCGGTTCTGATATTGCTGGCAATCGTAATTCTGGTCGTGGTTCGGCCGTTCTAA
- the crp gene encoding cAMP-activated global transcriptional regulator CRP: protein MVAIAPTPKIKNLDKLLMHCQRRRYAAKSNIICAGDRSETLFFIIKGSVTILIEDDDGREMIIAYLNAGDFFGELGLFEQAGLEQQRSAWVRAKIECEVAEISYAKFRELSQQDPDILYVLSGQIAQRLRNTTKKVGDLAFFDVTGRVARCLLELCKQPDAMTHPDGMQIKVTRQEIGRIVGCSREMVGRVLKDLEERNLVDVKGKTMVVFGTR from the coding sequence ATGGTTGCTATTGCCCCAACACCCAAAATCAAGAACCTCGACAAGCTGTTGATGCATTGTCAGCGTCGGCGCTATGCGGCCAAGAGCAACATCATTTGTGCGGGTGATCGCTCGGAAACGTTGTTCTTCATCATCAAAGGCTCTGTCACGATCCTGATTGAGGATGACGATGGTCGTGAAATGATCATCGCCTACCTGAACGCCGGGGACTTTTTTGGTGAGTTGGGCCTGTTTGAACAGGCTGGCCTGGAACAGCAGCGCAGCGCCTGGGTACGCGCCAAGATTGAATGCGAAGTCGCGGAAATCAGCTACGCGAAATTCCGCGAGCTGTCCCAGCAAGACCCCGACATTCTTTACGTGCTTAGCGGACAAATCGCACAGCGTCTGCGCAACACCACGAAAAAGGTCGGAGACCTGGCGTTCTTCGACGTCACTGGGCGCGTCGCCCGCTGCCTGCTGGAACTGTGCAAACAGCCCGACGCGATGACTCACCCGGACGGCATGCAGATCAAAGTGACCCGCCAGGAAATCGGGCGGATTGTCGGCTGTTCGCGAGAAATGGTCGGCCGCGTGCTCAAGGATCTGGAAGAGCGCAACCTGGTGGACGTCAAAGGCAAGACCATGGTGGTCTTCGGCACGCGTTAA
- a CDS encoding lipoyl protein ligase domain-containing protein → MTSILSLTVETGLQAEQDLLASVCAGDAEFGLLFWQPSDRALVMPRRLNRLPGFETACEVSAAAGWPVLLRETGGEPVPQSASTINIALVYAPPRSEGDQNRIETAYRRLCDPICQLLEELGGKSSLGEIDGAFCDGRFNVNLDGRKMVGTAQRWRQSKGGTRPVGLVHGALLLDNERESMVAAVNRFNEACGLEQRVRAESHIALHEKFAAPDALGRLDTLYRQLLAGMFEG, encoded by the coding sequence ATGACCTCAATCCTCTCTCTGACCGTCGAAACCGGCCTGCAAGCCGAACAGGATCTGTTGGCCTCGGTCTGCGCCGGCGACGCCGAGTTCGGCCTGCTGTTCTGGCAGCCGAGTGATCGGGCGCTGGTCATGCCGCGCCGTTTGAATCGCTTGCCCGGTTTCGAGACTGCGTGTGAAGTGTCCGCAGCAGCCGGTTGGCCGGTTCTTCTGCGTGAAACCGGCGGTGAGCCGGTGCCGCAATCGGCGTCCACTATCAACATTGCCCTGGTCTACGCGCCACCCCGCAGTGAAGGTGACCAGAACCGGATTGAAACCGCTTATCGCCGACTCTGCGATCCGATCTGTCAGTTACTGGAAGAGTTGGGCGGCAAGTCGTCCCTTGGCGAAATCGATGGCGCGTTCTGCGATGGCCGTTTCAACGTCAACCTCGACGGTCGCAAAATGGTCGGCACCGCTCAACGCTGGCGCCAGAGCAAGGGCGGTACGCGTCCGGTCGGGTTGGTTCACGGTGCTTTGTTGCTGGATAACGAGCGTGAGTCGATGGTTGCGGCGGTCAACCGCTTCAATGAAGCCTGCGGTCTGGAGCAGCGGGTTCGCGCCGAAAGCCATATCGCCTTGCATGAGAAGTTCGCCGCGCCCGATGCACTCGGGCGGCTCGACACGCTGTATCGCCAGTTGCTGGCAGGGATGTTTGAAGGTTAA
- a CDS encoding SDR family oxidoreductase → MTRYALITGASSGIGLAMAEALARRGRSLILVARQRDQLESIAIELTQRFGVEVLFRACDLGEPLRLSGFLLELEEGDRQIDLLVNCAGMGTCGPFLAQDWMTEQDLIEVNILALTRLCHAIGNSMALQGGGQILNVASVAAFIPGPWMSTYYASKAYVLHFSEGLRVELKKCAVKVSVLCPGPTRTGFFRTAQLDTGKLIDNKMLMSPEEVALYTVRALEKDRAIIIPGRGNRWRAFLPRLGSRWLNRTIVGMINKAYCPR, encoded by the coding sequence ATGACCCGTTACGCTCTGATCACCGGCGCTTCCAGCGGCATCGGCCTGGCGATGGCCGAAGCGCTGGCCCGACGTGGCCGCAGCCTGATTCTGGTGGCCCGACAGCGTGATCAGCTGGAAAGTATTGCGATTGAACTGACTCAACGTTTTGGCGTGGAAGTACTTTTCCGTGCCTGCGACCTCGGCGAGCCGCTCCGGCTGTCAGGGTTTCTGCTGGAACTGGAGGAAGGTGACCGACAAATCGATTTGCTGGTCAATTGTGCCGGCATGGGTACCTGCGGTCCCTTTCTGGCTCAAGACTGGATGACCGAGCAGGACCTGATCGAAGTGAACATCCTGGCGCTCACCCGCCTGTGCCATGCCATCGGAAACAGCATGGCCTTGCAGGGTGGAGGGCAGATCCTCAATGTGGCCTCGGTCGCCGCATTTATCCCCGGCCCCTGGATGAGCACTTACTACGCCAGCAAGGCGTATGTGCTGCATTTTTCCGAAGGTCTGCGCGTCGAGCTGAAAAAATGCGCGGTCAAGGTCTCGGTGCTCTGCCCCGGCCCGACACGCACCGGTTTTTTCCGTACCGCGCAACTGGACACCGGCAAACTGATCGATAACAAAATGCTGATGAGCCCTGAAGAAGTGGCGCTGTACACCGTGCGGGCCCTGGAAAAAGATCGCGCGATCATTATCCCGGGCCGAGGGAACCGTTGGCGCGCCTTTCTGCCACGGCTCGGTTCTCGCTGGTTGAACAGGACAATCGTCGGCATGATCAACAAGGCTTACTGCCCTCGCTGA
- a CDS encoding DUF805 domain-containing protein, translating to MSENRFKITFNGALLPGVDLATAKLNLAALYKSEVAAVERLFSGQTVTLKQGLSQADAKTYLQALTKTGIDARVEAEPAVELNLADVQHHAPASIQPAPTDPESPYAPPRATVGETEPVFATLKPFSVEGRIGRLRYLAWTMVLTLVMLAVGSVLAVFAIALISADSTAGLIVGGLVALILFIAVAVVSIQISVQRLHDIGWSGWLWLLNLVPFVGSFFPIVIMVAPGTNIANRYGPPPPPNSTAVKALASLWIVFIAIVFVAALAGGFSAIQEEYESTTQSSYDSGSVTTEEIDVEPAEAAEPAPDSADDEAEEAPAPVDSAKE from the coding sequence ATGAGCGAAAACCGTTTCAAGATCACATTCAACGGCGCTCTGCTGCCAGGTGTTGACCTCGCCACCGCAAAACTCAACCTCGCCGCGCTGTACAAAAGCGAGGTCGCTGCCGTCGAAAGATTGTTCAGTGGCCAGACGGTGACGCTTAAACAAGGCTTGTCGCAAGCCGACGCAAAAACCTACCTTCAAGCGCTGACGAAAACCGGTATCGACGCCCGGGTCGAAGCAGAGCCCGCGGTCGAGTTGAACCTGGCCGACGTCCAGCATCACGCTCCAGCCAGCATTCAACCTGCCCCGACGGACCCGGAATCCCCGTACGCGCCGCCCCGCGCGACTGTCGGCGAAACCGAACCCGTGTTCGCCACGCTCAAGCCATTCAGCGTCGAAGGCCGCATCGGCCGCTTGCGTTATCTTGCGTGGACGATGGTCCTGACCCTGGTCATGCTTGCGGTAGGCTCGGTGCTGGCCGTTTTCGCCATCGCCCTTATTAGCGCAGACTCGACGGCGGGCCTGATTGTCGGTGGCCTGGTGGCGCTGATCCTGTTTATCGCAGTGGCCGTGGTCAGCATTCAGATCAGCGTGCAGCGCCTGCACGACATTGGCTGGTCGGGCTGGCTCTGGTTACTCAACCTCGTCCCGTTCGTGGGTAGCTTCTTCCCGATCGTGATCATGGTCGCCCCCGGCACCAACATCGCCAATCGCTATGGCCCACCGCCGCCGCCCAACAGCACAGCGGTCAAAGCACTGGCTTCGTTGTGGATCGTGTTTATCGCCATCGTCTTCGTTGCTGCACTGGCCGGCGGTTTCAGTGCGATTCAGGAAGAGTATGAAAGCACGACCCAAAGCAGCTACGACAGCGGCTCGGTGACCACCGAAGAAATCGACGTCGAGCCAGCCGAAGCTGCTGAACCTGCACCAGATTCTGCAGACGATGAAGCCGAAGAAGCCCCGGCCCCTGTAGACTCTGCGAAAGAATAA
- a CDS encoding histidine triad nucleotide-binding protein has protein sequence MDTLFTKIINREIPARIIYEDDQVLAFHDIAPQAPVHFLVIPKKPVRTLNDLTEDDKALAGHILFTAQRLALELGCEKGFRVVMNCNEEGGQTVYHIHMHVLGQRQMHWPPG, from the coding sequence GTGGATACTCTGTTCACCAAGATCATCAACCGGGAAATCCCGGCCAGGATCATCTACGAGGACGACCAGGTACTGGCCTTCCACGACATCGCCCCACAGGCACCGGTGCATTTTCTGGTGATCCCGAAAAAACCGGTGCGCACCCTTAACGACCTCACCGAGGACGACAAGGCCCTGGCCGGACATATTCTGTTCACCGCCCAACGCCTGGCCCTGGAATTGGGCTGTGAAAAAGGCTTCCGCGTTGTCATGAACTGCAATGAAGAAGGTGGGCAAACCGTCTATCACATTCACATGCACGTGCTGGGTCAGCGCCAGATGCATTGGCCGCCGGGCTGA
- the trpC gene encoding indole-3-glycerol phosphate synthase TrpC, whose protein sequence is MSVPTVLENILARKVQEVAERSARVSLAELESLAKAADAPRGFAKAMLAQAKLKQPAVIAEIKKASPSKGVIRENFVPADIAKSYEKGGATCLSVLTDIDFFQGADAYLQQARAACKLPVIRKDFMIDPYQIVEARALGADCVLLIVSALDDVKMAELAAVAKSVNLDVLVEVHDGDELERALKTLDTPLVGINNRNLHTFDVSLETTLDLLPRIPRDRLVITESGILNRADVELMEISDVYAFLVGEAFMRAESPGTELQRLFFPERGTAVSGSTLD, encoded by the coding sequence ATGAGTGTACCGACGGTTCTGGAAAACATTCTGGCGCGCAAGGTCCAGGAAGTCGCCGAGCGTAGCGCTCGTGTGAGCCTGGCCGAGCTGGAAAGTCTGGCCAAGGCGGCCGATGCACCCCGTGGTTTTGCCAAGGCGATGTTGGCGCAAGCCAAGCTCAAGCAGCCAGCGGTGATTGCCGAAATCAAGAAAGCCTCGCCGAGCAAGGGCGTGATCCGCGAGAACTTCGTTCCTGCCGACATCGCCAAAAGCTACGAGAAGGGCGGCGCGACGTGTTTGTCGGTGCTGACCGATATCGATTTTTTCCAAGGCGCCGATGCCTACCTGCAACAGGCCCGGGCCGCGTGCAAACTGCCGGTGATCCGCAAGGACTTCATGATCGATCCTTACCAGATCGTCGAAGCCCGGGCGCTGGGAGCCGACTGCGTGCTGTTGATCGTCTCCGCGCTGGATGACGTGAAGATGGCCGAGTTGGCGGCCGTGGCCAAAAGCGTCAATCTCGATGTGCTGGTGGAAGTCCACGATGGCGACGAGCTGGAGCGGGCCTTGAAAACCCTCGACACCCCACTGGTCGGCATCAACAACCGCAACCTGCACACCTTCGATGTCAGCCTGGAAACCACCCTCGACTTGTTGCCGCGTATCCCGCGTGATCGCCTGGTCATCACCGAGAGCGGCATTCTCAACCGTGCCGATGTCGAACTGATGGAAATCAGCGACGTCTACGCCTTCCTGGTCGGCGAAGCGTTCATGCGCGCCGAAAGCCCGGGGACCGAGCTGCAACGTCTGTTCTTCCCGGAGCGTGGTACCGCGGTGAGTGGTTCTACACTCGACTGA
- the argC gene encoding N-acetyl-gamma-glutamyl-phosphate reductase, with translation MVKVGIVGGTGYTGVELLRLLAQHPQAEVVVITSRSEAGLAVADMYPNLRGHYDGLAFSVPDIKTLGACDVVFFATPHGVAHALAGELLAAGTKVIDLSADFRLQDAAEWAKWYGQPHGAPELLDEAVYGLPEVNREQIKKARLIAVPGCYPTATQLGFLPLLEAGLADTAHLIADCKSGVSGAGRGASVGSLYSETSESMKAYSVKGHRHLPEIRQGLRRAAGKDVGLTFVPHLTPMIRGIHSTLYATVVDRSVDLQALFEKRYANEPFVDVMPAGSHPETRSVRGANVCRIAVHRPQDGDLVVVLSVIDNLVKGASGQAVQNMNILFGLDERLGLSHAGMLP, from the coding sequence ATGGTCAAGGTCGGTATCGTCGGCGGCACGGGTTACACCGGTGTCGAACTGCTGCGTCTGTTGGCACAGCATCCGCAAGCTGAAGTGGTTGTCATCACTTCCCGATCCGAGGCTGGCCTGGCCGTCGCCGACATGTACCCGAACCTGCGAGGTCACTACGACGGCCTGGCGTTCAGTGTTCCGGACATCAAGACCCTGGGTGCCTGTGATGTGGTGTTCTTTGCAACGCCTCACGGTGTAGCCCATGCCCTGGCGGGTGAGTTGCTGGCGGCCGGGACCAAGGTCATCGACCTGTCGGCGGATTTCCGCCTGCAAGATGCCGCAGAATGGGCCAAGTGGTACGGCCAGCCGCACGGTGCGCCAGAGTTGCTGGACGAAGCGGTCTACGGCCTGCCGGAAGTCAATCGCGAACAAATCAAGAAGGCTCGCCTGATTGCAGTGCCGGGTTGCTACCCGACCGCTACGCAATTGGGTTTCCTGCCGTTGCTCGAAGCCGGTCTGGCGGATACCGCTCACCTGATTGCCGACTGCAAATCCGGCGTCAGCGGTGCCGGGCGTGGCGCCTCTGTAGGATCGCTGTACTCCGAGACGTCGGAAAGCATGAAAGCCTACTCAGTCAAAGGTCACCGTCACTTGCCGGAAATCCGCCAAGGGCTGCGTCGCGCGGCGGGCAAGGACGTCGGTCTGACGTTCGTTCCGCACCTGACGCCAATGATTCGCGGCATTCACTCGACGCTTTACGCGACCGTCGTGGATCGCTCGGTGGATCTGCAAGCGTTGTTTGAAAAGCGCTATGCCAACGAACCGTTCGTCGACGTAATGCCGGCCGGCAGCCATCCGGAAACCCGCAGCGTGCGCGGCGCCAACGTGTGCCGGATTGCGGTGCATCGTCCACAGGATGGTGATCTGGTGGTGGTATTGTCGGTGATCGACAACCTGGTCAAAGGTGCGTCGGGTCAGGCGGTGCAGAACATGAACATCCTGTTCGGTCTGGATGAGCGTCTGGGCCTGTCCCACGCCGGCATGTTGCCGTAA
- a CDS encoding OsmC family protein, with the protein MKARIQWAGEAMFLGESGSGHVVVMDGPPDAGGRNLGVRPMEMLLLGVGGCSNFDVVSILKKSRQAVESCEAFLEAERATEDPKVFTKIHMHFVVKGRGLKEAQVKRAIELSAEKYCSASIMLGAAGVAITHDYEIIELG; encoded by the coding sequence ATGAAGGCACGCATCCAATGGGCTGGCGAAGCCATGTTCCTCGGTGAATCCGGCAGCGGTCATGTCGTGGTCATGGACGGTCCGCCCGATGCCGGCGGTCGTAACCTGGGTGTCCGGCCGATGGAAATGCTCCTGCTGGGTGTCGGCGGTTGCAGTAACTTCGACGTGGTGAGCATCCTCAAGAAGTCCCGCCAGGCCGTCGAAAGCTGTGAAGCCTTCCTCGAAGCCGAGCGTGCCACCGAAGACCCGAAGGTCTTCACCAAGATTCACATGCACTTCGTGGTCAAGGGCCGTGGGCTGAAAGAAGCCCAGGTCAAACGCGCTATTGAGCTGTCGGCTGAGAAGTATTGCTCGGCTTCGATCATGCTCGGCGCGGCAGGCGTGGCGATTACCCACGACTACGAGATCATCGAACTCGGTTGA
- the erpA gene encoding iron-sulfur cluster insertion protein ErpA, which produces MSVESFTPTALQFTHGAAHKVKSLVDEEGNDRLKLRVFVTGGGCSGFQYGFTFDEEVADDDTIVEREGVSLVVDPMSFQYLAGAEVDYQEGLEGSRFVIKNPNASTTCGCGSSFSI; this is translated from the coding sequence ATGAGCGTCGAATCCTTCACCCCCACGGCTTTGCAATTCACCCACGGTGCCGCGCACAAAGTGAAGAGCCTGGTCGATGAAGAGGGGAATGATCGCTTGAAACTGCGCGTATTCGTTACGGGCGGCGGTTGTTCAGGTTTTCAGTACGGCTTTACCTTCGATGAAGAAGTGGCCGATGACGACACCATCGTCGAGCGCGAAGGCGTGAGTCTGGTCGTAGACCCGATGAGCTTCCAGTACCTGGCCGGTGCCGAGGTGGATTATCAGGAAGGTCTGGAAGGCTCGCGCTTCGTGATCAAGAACCCGAACGCCAGCACGACTTGTGGCTGTGGGTCTTCGTTCTCGATCTGA
- a CDS encoding anhydro-N-acetylmuramic acid kinase — translation MALYIGVMSGTSLDGLDIALIEQAPAIRLIATHYIPMPETLRTELLGLCASGPDEIARSAITQQNWVKLAAQGVQTLLDQQHLKPEDIRAIGSHGQTIRHEPARGFTVQIGNPALLTELTGIAVVSDFRSRDVAAGGQGAPLVPAFHEALFEERAGNRAVLNIGGFSNLSLIEPGKPVAGFDCGPGNVLLDAWIHQQRGDNFDRDGQWAANGKVEPSLLNELLSDPFFVTKGPKSTGREVFNLPWLTQHLSKLPTFAAEDVQATLLELTALTIIESLQHAQADTQELLVCGGGAHNTTLMKRLANLLPNAKVSSTAAYGVDPDWVEAMAFAWLAHCCLEGIAANRPSVTGARGLRVLGAIYPA, via the coding sequence ATGGCTCTCTATATAGGTGTGATGTCCGGGACCAGCCTTGATGGCCTGGACATCGCGCTGATCGAGCAAGCCCCGGCGATCAGATTGATCGCCACGCATTACATTCCGATGCCCGAAACCCTGCGCACCGAGCTGCTTGGCTTGTGCGCCAGCGGCCCGGACGAGATAGCCCGTTCAGCCATCACCCAACAAAACTGGGTAAAACTGGCTGCCCAGGGTGTACAAACCCTCCTTGATCAACAACACCTTAAGCCCGAAGACATTCGTGCGATTGGCAGCCATGGCCAGACCATTCGCCACGAACCGGCACGCGGCTTCACCGTGCAAATCGGCAACCCTGCCCTGCTGACCGAGTTGACAGGCATTGCCGTAGTCAGCGACTTCCGCAGTCGCGATGTGGCCGCCGGTGGACAAGGCGCGCCGCTAGTCCCGGCATTCCACGAAGCCTTGTTTGAAGAACGCGCCGGCAATCGCGCCGTATTGAATATTGGTGGATTCAGCAACCTCAGCCTGATCGAACCCGGCAAACCCGTTGCGGGTTTCGACTGCGGTCCGGGTAACGTATTGCTGGATGCATGGATTCACCAGCAGCGCGGCGACAACTTTGATAGGGATGGCCAATGGGCCGCCAACGGCAAAGTCGAACCGTCACTGCTGAATGAGCTGCTCAGTGATCCCTTCTTCGTGACCAAAGGCCCGAAAAGCACCGGCCGCGAAGTGTTCAACCTGCCATGGCTGACACAACACCTCTCGAAGCTACCGACTTTTGCCGCCGAAGACGTGCAAGCAACCCTGCTCGAACTGACCGCGCTGACGATCATCGAGTCACTGCAACACGCCCAGGCGGACACTCAAGAACTGCTGGTCTGCGGCGGCGGCGCGCACAACACCACGCTGATGAAGCGCTTGGCCAACCTGTTGCCCAACGCCAAAGTCAGCAGCACCGCCGCTTACGGCGTGGACCCGGACTGGGTCGAAGCCATGGCCTTCGCCTGGCTGGCCCATTGCTGCCTCGAAGGCATCGCCGCCAATCGCCCTAGCGTCACTGGCGCTCGAGGCCTGCGCGTTCTGGGCGCCATTTACCCGGCGTAA
- the coq7 gene encoding 2-polyprenyl-3-methyl-6-methoxy-1,4-benzoquinone monooxygenase, which yields MTTQRHYSPIDRLLLQADAAMRTLLPFSGQPYRPSPAIVQPDAQMSDEDTRHVAGLMRINHTGEVCAQALYQGQALTAKLPHVREAMEHAAEEEIDHLVWCEQRIHQLGSHTSILNPLFYGMSFGIGAVAGLISDKVSLGFVAATEHQVCKHLNEHLEQLPAGDEKSRAILEQMRIDEEHHAESALDAGGFRFPAPVKFGMSLLAKVMTKSTYRI from the coding sequence ATGACTACCCAACGTCACTATTCGCCGATTGATCGTCTTCTGCTGCAAGCCGATGCCGCCATGCGCACCCTGCTGCCCTTCAGTGGCCAGCCGTACCGTCCGTCGCCAGCCATCGTCCAGCCCGATGCGCAAATGAGCGATGAAGACACCCGCCACGTGGCCGGTCTGATGCGCATCAACCACACCGGCGAAGTCTGCGCCCAGGCGTTGTACCAAGGGCAAGCCCTGACCGCCAAGCTGCCCCATGTGCGCGAGGCAATGGAACATGCAGCAGAAGAAGAAATCGACCATCTGGTCTGGTGCGAGCAACGCATCCATCAATTGGGCAGCCATACCAGCATTCTTAATCCGCTGTTTTACGGCATGTCGTTCGGGATTGGCGCAGTTGCCGGGTTGATCAGCGACAAAGTCAGCCTCGGGTTCGTTGCCGCCACCGAACATCAAGTGTGCAAACACTTGAACGAACACCTTGAGCAATTGCCGGCGGGAGATGAAAAATCCCGGGCGATTCTCGAGCAGATGCGCATTGATGAAGAACATCATGCGGAAAGCGCACTGGATGCTGGCGGCTTCCGCTTCCCGGCACCGGTGAAGTTCGGGATGAGCCTGTTGGCCAAAGTGATGACCAAGAGTACTTATCGGATCTGA
- a CDS encoding nitronate monooxygenase family protein, whose product MSLPALLDQRLRLPVVAAPMFLISNPQLVLACCRNGVVGSFPALNQRESSGFKAWLEEIEAGLAAMENPAPYAVNLIVHNSNPRLQADLQICIEHKVPIVITSLGAVKEVVDAVHSYGGLVFHDVTTRRHAEKAAEAGVDGLIAVAAGAGGHAGTWSPFSLIAEIRQFFDKTLLLAGCLNHGHEILAAQLLGADLAYFGTRFIGTTESHAPDAYKEMLLTSRAADIVHTPAVSGVPASFMRQSLEAAGFDMAALQNKGEVNFGSKLKPISDEAKAWKTVWSAGQGVGEIDDLPSVDQLVARLDDEYRKALALAASLPKRWPR is encoded by the coding sequence ATGTCGCTGCCCGCTCTGCTCGATCAACGTCTGCGTCTGCCTGTGGTGGCTGCGCCGATGTTCCTGATTTCCAACCCGCAACTGGTGCTCGCTTGTTGCCGAAATGGCGTGGTGGGGAGCTTCCCCGCGTTGAACCAGCGCGAAAGCAGCGGCTTCAAGGCCTGGCTGGAAGAGATCGAAGCCGGGTTGGCAGCAATGGAAAACCCGGCACCCTACGCGGTCAACCTGATCGTCCACAATAGCAACCCGCGCCTGCAAGCGGATCTGCAGATCTGCATCGAGCACAAAGTGCCGATCGTGATCACAAGCCTGGGCGCCGTAAAAGAAGTGGTCGACGCTGTACACAGCTACGGCGGCCTGGTGTTTCACGACGTGACGACTCGCCGTCATGCGGAAAAAGCCGCCGAAGCCGGCGTGGACGGCTTGATTGCCGTGGCCGCGGGTGCCGGTGGACACGCCGGGACCTGGAGCCCGTTTTCGCTGATCGCCGAGATCCGCCAGTTCTTCGACAAGACCCTGCTGCTGGCCGGCTGCCTGAACCATGGCCACGAGATTCTCGCCGCGCAATTGCTGGGGGCGGATTTGGCCTACTTCGGTACGCGATTTATCGGTACCACTGAAAGTCATGCACCTGACGCCTACAAAGAGATGCTACTGACGTCCCGGGCGGCGGACATCGTCCATACTCCAGCCGTCTCGGGTGTACCGGCGAGCTTCATGCGTCAAAGTCTTGAAGCGGCGGGCTTCGACATGGCCGCCCTGCAAAACAAGGGGGAGGTGAACTTCGGTTCCAAACTGAAACCCATCAGCGATGAAGCCAAGGCCTGGAAAACCGTGTGGTCTGCAGGTCAGGGGGTCGGGGAAATCGATGACCTGCCGAGCGTCGACCAACTGGTCGCACGGCTGGACGACGAATACCGCAAGGCATTGGCACTGGCCGCGTCGTTGCCCAAGCGCTGGCCACGCTAA
- the speD gene encoding adenosylmethionine decarboxylase, producing MKSKLKLHGFNNLTKTLSFNIYDICYAETPQDQQAYVEYINKEYNAKRLTQILTEVVDIIGANILNIASQDYEPQGASVTILISEEPVTPTDSQIEESPGPLPEIILAHLDKSHITVHTYPEIHPVSGIATFRVDIDVSTCGVISPLKALNFLIHQFDSDIVTVDYRVRGFTRDVEGKKHFIDHEINSIQNYLSDDTYDAYQMTDVNVYQENLFHTKMLLKNFELDNYLFGDATSNLSSEQRAQVTDRVKHEMLEIFYARNMA from the coding sequence GTGAAAAGCAAACTCAAGCTCCACGGGTTCAATAACCTGACAAAGACCTTGAGCTTCAACATCTATGACATCTGCTACGCGGAAACCCCGCAAGACCAACAGGCCTACGTTGAGTACATCAATAAAGAGTACAACGCGAAACGCCTGACGCAGATCCTCACGGAAGTTGTCGATATCATTGGTGCCAACATCCTGAACATCGCCAGTCAGGACTACGAACCACAGGGTGCCAGCGTCACAATTCTGATCTCTGAAGAGCCGGTGACCCCGACCGACAGCCAGATCGAAGAGTCCCCGGGCCCACTGCCTGAAATTATCCTGGCCCACCTCGACAAGAGCCACATCACGGTGCACACCTACCCGGAAATCCATCCGGTCAGCGGTATTGCAACGTTCCGTGTGGACATCGACGTGTCGACTTGCGGGGTCATTTCACCGCTTAAAGCGCTCAACTTCCTGATTCACCAGTTCGATTCGGACATCGTGACCGTGGACTATCGTGTGCGCGGCTTTACCCGCGATGTTGAAGGCAAGAAGCACTTCATCGATCACGAGATCAACTCGATCCAGAACTACCTGTCCGACGACACTTACGACGCGTACCAGATGACCGACGTAAACGTGTACCAGGAAAACCTGTTCCACACCAAAATGCTGCTGAAGAATTTCGAACTGGATAACTACCTGTTCGGTGACGCCACCAGCAACCTGTCTTCCGAGCAACGTGCTCAGGTGACTGACCGTGTGAAACACGAAATGCTAGAGATCTTCTACGCACGCAACATGGCGTAA